From a region of the Methylomonas rapida genome:
- a CDS encoding aminoglycoside phosphotransferase family protein: MCYPNSDPRAHALLQWLTGDLDLQIKKIEPASSDASFRRYFRIYHAGGCHIVMDAPPDRENIVPFVRNAALFAAAQIHVPEIFQQNLEQGFLLLEDFGSQSYLDGLRDDNVDRLYQKALDSLYRLQSRIEPHDCGLPEYDQALLSRELGIFHEWFMEKRLGIVLPVSVRQRLNDCLIGSALEQPLVCVHRDFHSRNLMLLDEDAEPGVIDFQDAVVGPVTYDLVSLLRDCYVRWPQSRIQSWLQRYFQRLVQAELLSVDFAQFRRWFDWMGLQRHLKAIGIFSRLDLRDDKPGYLADIPRTMGYVADVCNAYPELAEFNAFLQQQILPIYQAKL; encoded by the coding sequence ATGTGCTATCCCAATTCCGATCCGCGAGCTCATGCGTTGCTGCAGTGGCTGACTGGCGACCTTGATCTTCAGATCAAAAAAATCGAGCCTGCATCCAGTGATGCCAGCTTTAGACGTTATTTCAGGATTTATCATGCCGGTGGCTGTCATATCGTGATGGATGCGCCGCCGGATAGGGAAAACATCGTGCCTTTCGTTCGCAATGCCGCGTTGTTTGCCGCAGCCCAAATCCATGTCCCGGAAATTTTTCAGCAGAATCTGGAGCAGGGGTTTTTGTTGCTGGAAGATTTCGGTAGCCAATCCTATCTGGATGGCTTGCGGGATGACAATGTCGATCGCTTGTATCAGAAGGCACTGGACAGCTTGTATCGCTTGCAAAGCCGAATCGAGCCGCATGACTGTGGCTTGCCCGAATACGACCAGGCCCTGTTGAGCAGGGAGTTGGGCATTTTTCATGAATGGTTCATGGAAAAACGCTTGGGCATTGTGCTGCCGGTTTCGGTTCGGCAAAGGCTGAACGATTGCCTGATCGGCTCGGCATTGGAGCAGCCCCTGGTTTGCGTGCATCGGGATTTCCATTCCCGGAATCTGATGTTGCTGGATGAAGACGCGGAGCCTGGGGTGATTGACTTTCAAGATGCGGTGGTTGGCCCGGTTACCTATGATCTCGTATCCCTGCTGCGTGATTGTTATGTCCGCTGGCCGCAGTCGCGCATTCAAAGTTGGTTGCAACGCTATTTTCAGCGTTTGGTTCAAGCCGAACTGCTGAGCGTGGACTTCGCCCAGTTCAGACGCTGGTTCGATTGGATGGGACTGCAGCGGCATTTGAAAGCCATCGGCATTTTTTCTCGTTTGGATTTGCGCGACGACAAGCCCGGTTATTTGGCCGACATTCCGCGCACGATGGGCTATGTCGCAGACGTATGCAATGCATATCCGGAATTGGCGGAGTTCAACGCCTTTTTGCAGCAACAAATTTTACCGATTTATCAAGCAAAATTATGA
- the murU gene encoding N-acetylmuramate alpha-1-phosphate uridylyltransferase MurU has protein sequence MKAMILAAGRGERMRPLTDSKPKPLLKLADKALIEYCLENLVAAGFVDIVINVAYLGHQIIEYCGDGSRWQASIQYSDEGQTALETAGGIAKALPLLGDSPFLVVNADILFDYPLASLRKRSIELAHLVLIDNPPHHPQGDFCLQETGFLSEQGAQKLTFSGIGVYDPALFAEVKVGQALKLRPLLQQAMRMGKVSGEYFGGLWCDIGTPQRLQEVAGSLELSAY, from the coding sequence ATGAAAGCCATGATACTTGCGGCAGGCCGGGGCGAGCGCATGCGGCCATTGACCGACAGCAAGCCCAAGCCTTTGTTGAAACTGGCGGACAAGGCCTTGATCGAATATTGCCTGGAAAATTTGGTCGCCGCCGGGTTTGTCGACATCGTCATCAATGTAGCCTATCTCGGCCACCAGATCATCGAGTATTGCGGCGACGGCAGTCGATGGCAGGCGTCCATTCAATATTCCGACGAGGGGCAAACGGCGCTGGAAACCGCTGGCGGGATCGCCAAAGCCTTGCCCTTGTTGGGCGACAGTCCTTTTTTAGTCGTGAATGCCGATATCCTGTTCGATTATCCCTTGGCTAGCTTACGAAAGCGGTCGATAGAACTGGCGCATCTGGTCTTGATCGACAATCCGCCACATCATCCACAAGGTGATTTTTGTCTGCAAGAAACAGGTTTCTTGTCGGAACAGGGGGCGCAAAAACTGACGTTCAGCGGGATCGGGGTTTATGACCCCGCATTGTTTGCCGAGGTAAAAGTCGGTCAAGCGCTAAAATTGCGGCCGCTTTTGCAGCAGGCCATGCGGATGGGTAAAGTCAGCGGCGAATATTTCGGGGGCTTATGGTGTGATATCGGCACGCCGCAGCGACTGCAGGAAGTGGCCGGAAGCCTTGAGTTGTCGGCGTATTGA
- a CDS encoding PAS domain S-box protein has translation MLQKRLIILLSLLILVPTWVIGWMAYRFSIESIRSDRIKLVGQIADNRHQQLNRVLAQTHARANLLLDDLLHKCAAGSATLQQECATGVLRDYLHTEGASGAFLFQEHGEHGLRVGAPADIDGGMAVFQPEQLVWVSPSSSQQARTYSVIVRDRRSSFQLQVSYPVSLLQAIFTPSAELGQTGEVFLADSAGFFVTEARYASEQGHSHPISAPPMQLCLGRQNSELLDEDYRRQAVIHGFRYVPEIGGGCIMAHIDQHEAFAPVHALERRILVAMFLFIIIAAVVARLLARRIVSPIVRLTDAARKISRGNHSIRADVKGLDEISELAESFNQMTDALADSQRNLEAKVLERTQALSNSQERYMLAERAVNDGIWDWNIVTHEYYLSPRWNTILGYGDGELPNVESIFFELIHPEDKARASQAFKRHLEHNERYAAEIRLRHKDGSYRWVLDRGEALRDESGNPVRMIGSITDITERKAAEAELIEYREHLESLVAMATTEVQAIVQTAVNGVISIDASGAIRVFNPAAERLFGWKAEEVLGKNVSLLMPEPFASEHDNYIQRFLQTNQAKILGMEREVVAQRKDGGVFPANLAVGHGIISEGRHIFVGFIADITQQKQVEQELRQAKEAAEAAAKAKANFLANMSHEIRTPMNTIIGFAEVALQNSALPADAREHVRTILSSARHLLNVINDILDFSKIEAGKVELESVCFNLPFAVQETLQTIGLRASEKGLKIELHITPELPQFFSGDPNRLRQVILNLVGNAVKFTETGTITVSIQRAEGEDMLHFAISDTGIGMTAEQTEKIFDSFSQADTTTSRRFGGTGLGTTISKQIVEMMGGRIWVESKLGVGSTFHFTIRLPETSQQESCLYQEHSQQTLDYFSPRAFKVLLAEDIEANATLARLRLEQQGHQVIWVKNGQEAVDAFEQGDFDLILMDLQMPVLDGINATRRIRQLEQGGRQRIPILALTASVLQHEMAQCTEAGMDAIVGKPIDINQLLEQMEALAPEGVGQTRAEGNVFAKPEVEIDFSPLASVADTAKALKRWRESLAYAHALRSFAQEHRGDAARMAALFAQNPGELAAIERIAHGLKGVAGNLALIEVTDLTLGLDEKLKAGDGENLTADFAALDVALKAAASAIECLQLPEKTARTDNRSVDMNQRVAVLRRLLLALDALNPDRVEPILHELESSLDEGELNTLKHEVDNFDFDAARVLAQKLLERCNADAQAQERNS, from the coding sequence ATGCTGCAAAAACGTCTTATTATCCTGTTGTCATTATTGATTCTGGTGCCGACGTGGGTGATAGGCTGGATGGCTTATCGTTTTTCCATCGAATCCATTCGTAGCGACAGGATCAAACTGGTCGGTCAAATTGCCGACAATCGTCATCAGCAATTGAATCGGGTGCTGGCGCAAACGCATGCGCGCGCCAATCTATTGTTGGATGATCTTTTACATAAATGTGCCGCCGGCAGCGCTACACTGCAGCAAGAGTGTGCAACCGGTGTTTTGCGTGATTATCTCCATACCGAGGGCGCTAGCGGAGCGTTCTTGTTTCAGGAGCATGGCGAGCACGGTTTAAGGGTGGGAGCGCCGGCCGATATTGACGGGGGGATGGCGGTATTTCAGCCCGAGCAATTGGTTTGGGTTTCGCCGTCATCGTCGCAACAGGCTCGAACCTACTCGGTCATCGTCCGTGATCGACGTTCGTCGTTTCAGTTACAGGTGAGCTATCCCGTCAGCCTGTTGCAAGCAATTTTTACCCCGTCGGCCGAATTGGGACAAACCGGCGAAGTTTTTTTGGCCGACAGCGCGGGATTTTTCGTGACCGAGGCTCGCTATGCCAGCGAGCAAGGCCATAGCCATCCGATTTCTGCGCCACCAATGCAGCTATGCCTGGGCCGACAAAATAGCGAGCTATTGGATGAGGACTATCGCAGGCAAGCCGTCATCCACGGGTTTCGCTACGTGCCGGAAATCGGCGGCGGTTGCATCATGGCGCATATCGACCAGCATGAAGCCTTTGCACCGGTCCATGCATTGGAAAGACGCATCCTCGTCGCGATGTTTCTGTTCATCATCATTGCGGCCGTGGTGGCAAGGTTGCTGGCCAGGCGCATCGTCAGTCCGATAGTCCGTCTGACCGATGCCGCGCGCAAGATCAGCAGGGGAAATCATTCGATTCGCGCAGACGTGAAAGGGCTCGATGAAATATCGGAACTCGCCGAATCATTTAATCAAATGACCGATGCGCTGGCGGACTCTCAGCGTAATCTGGAGGCCAAGGTCTTGGAGCGCACGCAAGCCTTGAGCAATAGTCAGGAACGCTACATGCTGGCGGAGCGCGCCGTCAACGATGGCATCTGGGACTGGAACATCGTCACCCATGAGTATTACCTGTCGCCGCGCTGGAATACCATCCTGGGTTATGGCGATGGCGAACTGCCCAATGTCGAATCGATTTTCTTCGAACTCATCCATCCCGAGGACAAGGCACGTGCCAGCCAGGCATTCAAGCGGCATCTGGAGCATAACGAGCGTTACGCCGCAGAAATCCGTTTGCGGCACAAGGATGGTAGTTATCGCTGGGTATTGGATCGCGGCGAAGCCTTGCGTGACGAAAGCGGCAATCCGGTGAGAATGATAGGTTCGATTACCGACATCACCGAACGCAAGGCCGCCGAAGCGGAGTTGATCGAATATCGGGAGCATTTAGAATCCTTGGTGGCGATGGCGACTACCGAAGTGCAAGCCATCGTGCAGACTGCGGTCAATGGTGTGATTTCGATCGATGCCAGCGGCGCCATTCGCGTATTCAACCCGGCGGCGGAAAGATTGTTCGGGTGGAAGGCGGAGGAAGTGCTTGGCAAAAATGTCTCGTTGCTGATGCCCGAGCCCTTTGCTTCCGAGCATGACAATTACATTCAGCGCTTCTTGCAAACCAATCAGGCCAAAATCCTGGGCATGGAACGAGAGGTCGTGGCGCAGCGCAAGGATGGCGGCGTGTTTCCCGCCAATCTGGCGGTAGGTCACGGCATCATCTCCGAAGGCCGGCACATTTTCGTCGGCTTTATTGCCGATATTACGCAGCAAAAGCAGGTCGAGCAGGAGCTACGCCAGGCCAAGGAAGCCGCCGAGGCAGCGGCCAAGGCCAAAGCCAATTTCTTGGCGAACATGAGTCATGAGATACGCACGCCGATGAATACCATCATCGGTTTCGCCGAAGTGGCCTTGCAAAATAGCGCATTACCTGCCGATGCGCGCGAACATGTGCGCACCATCCTCAGTTCCGCTCGCCATTTATTGAACGTGATCAACGATATTTTGGATTTTTCCAAAATCGAGGCCGGCAAGGTCGAACTGGAGTCGGTTTGCTTCAATCTGCCATTCGCGGTGCAGGAAACCCTCCAGACCATCGGTCTGCGTGCATCCGAGAAAGGACTTAAAATTGAATTGCATATAACCCCTGAATTGCCTCAATTTTTTAGCGGCGATCCCAATCGCTTGCGGCAGGTCATTTTGAATCTGGTCGGCAATGCGGTGAAGTTTACCGAAACCGGGACAATAACGGTGTCAATCCAGCGGGCCGAAGGCGAAGACATGCTGCATTTTGCCATCAGCGATACTGGTATCGGCATGACGGCCGAGCAGACCGAAAAAATCTTCGATTCCTTCTCGCAGGCCGATACGACGACTAGCCGTCGTTTCGGGGGGACGGGCTTGGGTACCACGATCAGCAAGCAAATCGTCGAGATGATGGGGGGGCGGATATGGGTGGAGAGTAAGCTAGGCGTGGGCTCGACTTTTCATTTCACGATTCGATTACCTGAAACAAGTCAACAAGAAAGTTGCCTTTACCAAGAGCATTCGCAACAGACCTTGGATTATTTTTCACCGCGTGCTTTCAAGGTGTTGTTGGCGGAAGATATCGAGGCCAATGCGACCTTGGCGCGTTTGCGCCTGGAGCAGCAAGGGCATCAGGTAATTTGGGTGAAAAATGGTCAGGAAGCCGTGGATGCATTCGAGCAGGGTGATTTTGATTTGATCTTGATGGATTTGCAAATGCCGGTTTTGGATGGCATCAATGCAACCAGGCGAATACGTCAGCTGGAGCAGGGGGGGCGTCAGCGGATACCGATACTGGCATTGACGGCCAGTGTATTGCAGCATGAAATGGCTCAATGCACCGAAGCCGGCATGGATGCCATCGTCGGCAAGCCTATCGATATCAATCAGTTATTGGAGCAAATGGAAGCGCTGGCGCCTGAAGGCGTTGGCCAAACAAGAGCGGAAGGCAATGTGTTTGCTAAGCCGGAAGTGGAGATCGATTTCTCGCCGCTGGCGTCGGTTGCGGATACGGCAAAAGCACTGAAGCGGTGGCGCGAGTCTCTAGCCTATGCTCATGCGTTGCGAAGCTTCGCACAAGAACACAGGGGCGACGCTGCGCGCATGGCCGCCCTGTTTGCACAAAACCCAGGCGAGCTGGCTGCGATAGAGCGTATTGCCCATGGTCTCAAGGGGGTTGCCGGTAATTTGGCCCTGATTGAAGTGACGGATTTGACACTCGGTCTGGATGAAAAACTGAAAGCGGGAGACGGCGAAAATTTGACGGCGGATTTTGCTGCGCTGGATGTCGCCCTGAAGGCGGCTGCCTCTGCGATCGAGTGTTTGCAATTGCCGGAAAAAACGGCGCGCACCGATAATCGGAGTGTCGACATGAACCAGCGAGTCGCTGTTTTGCGGAGGTTATTGCTTGCGCTGGATGCCTTGAACCCGGATCGGGTAGAACCGATATTGCATGAGCTGGAATCCAGTTTGGATGAAGGCGAGCTCAATACGCTAAAACATGAAGTGGACAACTTCGATTTCGATGCCGCAAGGGTTTTGGCGCAAAAACTGTTGGAGCGCTGCAATGCGGATGCGCAAGCGCAAGAGAGAAATTCATGA
- a CDS encoding response regulator, translated as MKESYKVLLVDDEPNNLKVLQQILKGRFELLFAINGEKALAAAQEHRPDIILLDIMMPGMDGYQVCRHLKQDTATAHIPVIFVTAMSEVEDEARGFDVGAVDYIQKPVSGPIVLRRVQTHLSLVKVEQLDALARAAIEMLGEAGHYNDPYTGEHIWRMAAYSAALARAAGWSPAEVEMMELAAPTHDTGKIGIPHSILKARRALTAEEWEVMKSHSEIGYDILSKSDNPVIKMAAVIARHHHEKWDGTGYPMGLAGEEIPEAARIVAIADVFDALTTKRPYKEPWPLEETLRVMRQAAGSHLDPRLMRVFIEIMPEILRIKADWQ; from the coding sequence ATGAAAGAAAGTTACAAGGTACTGTTGGTTGATGATGAGCCGAACAACCTGAAGGTGTTGCAGCAGATTTTGAAGGGCCGTTTTGAGTTGCTGTTTGCGATCAATGGCGAGAAAGCTCTGGCCGCGGCCCAGGAACATCGGCCGGATATCATCTTATTGGACATCATGATGCCTGGCATGGACGGTTATCAGGTATGCAGGCATTTGAAGCAGGATACGGCAACTGCGCATATACCGGTGATCTTCGTCACGGCGATGAGCGAGGTCGAAGACGAAGCGCGTGGTTTCGATGTCGGTGCGGTGGATTATATTCAAAAACCGGTTTCCGGCCCCATCGTGCTGCGACGGGTGCAAACGCACCTGTCCCTGGTCAAGGTGGAGCAGCTGGACGCGTTGGCGCGTGCCGCTATCGAAATGTTGGGCGAGGCCGGCCATTATAATGATCCCTATACCGGTGAGCACATTTGGCGGATGGCGGCCTATTCCGCGGCATTGGCGCGGGCGGCCGGCTGGTCGCCGGCTGAAGTCGAGATGATGGAACTGGCGGCGCCTACGCATGACACCGGCAAGATTGGCATACCTCACAGTATCTTGAAGGCGCGGCGCGCGCTTACCGCTGAAGAGTGGGAGGTCATGAAGTCGCATTCTGAAATCGGCTATGACATTCTCAGCAAAAGCGACAATCCGGTCATCAAAATGGCGGCCGTCATTGCGCGTCATCATCATGAAAAATGGGATGGCACCGGTTATCCTATGGGGCTGGCTGGCGAAGAGATTCCTGAGGCCGCACGGATCGTGGCCATTGCCGATGTGTTCGATGCGTTGACGACCAAAAGGCCTTATAAGGAACCTTGGCCGCTCGAGGAGACGTTAAGAGTGATGCGGCAAGCCGCAGGCAGTCACCTGGACCCGCGCTTAATGAGGGTTTTTATTGAAATCATGCCGGAGATATTGCGTATCAAAGCGGATTGGCAATAA
- a CDS encoding PEP-CTERM/exosortase system-associated acyltransferase, translating into MAQHSGHLEFILIPENKSFDSSFEVFLADTLESKQIHYNLRYQVYCDEMGFEDKDQFPEQMEIDAWDDSAVHFLVRHRKSGHWLGGLRLVFNKHDAFPFENLTQPYREISLAEREVSVEMSRLCVIKEARRFPAKRFAPYGLPEQEISEENDKIKSIYNYKNQTRSLMWGLFRAAAVYCAENNIDYWYFIVAPALAWFIRKEGFEFQQIADACEHRGLRTPYQISIENILANRLWQKDYKQHFSCYSDLEKEFAVPKRAAQS; encoded by the coding sequence ATGGCCCAGCATTCTGGACATCTGGAGTTTATTTTGATCCCCGAAAACAAGTCTTTTGATAGTAGCTTTGAGGTGTTTTTGGCGGACACCTTGGAAAGCAAGCAAATTCATTACAACCTTAGATATCAAGTTTATTGTGATGAAATGGGATTTGAAGACAAAGATCAATTCCCCGAACAAATGGAAATTGATGCCTGGGACGATTCGGCAGTCCATTTTTTGGTCAGACATAGAAAGTCAGGCCACTGGCTGGGTGGTCTGCGTTTGGTTTTCAACAAACACGATGCCTTTCCCTTCGAAAACTTAACTCAGCCGTACCGGGAAATCTCCCTGGCCGAACGCGAAGTTTCAGTGGAAATGTCGAGATTATGCGTCATCAAGGAAGCAAGACGTTTTCCTGCTAAGCGCTTCGCCCCCTATGGACTGCCTGAACAAGAAATTAGCGAAGAAAACGATAAAATCAAATCGATTTATAACTATAAAAATCAGACTAGAAGTTTAATGTGGGGATTGTTTCGCGCCGCCGCAGTCTACTGCGCCGAAAACAACATTGATTACTGGTATTTCATCGTTGCACCCGCATTGGCTTGGTTCATACGCAAAGAAGGATTTGAATTCCAACAAATCGCCGACGCTTGCGAACACAGAGGTCTGCGAACACCTTACCAAATATCCATTGAAAACATTCTCGCCAATCGTTTATGGCAGAAAGACTACAAGCAACACTTTTCCTGCTATTCCGACCTGGAAAAGGAATTTGCCGTTCCCAAACGGGCAGCTCAAAGCTAA
- a CDS encoding rubredoxin codes for MAEYRKYKCKTCGHIYDEAVGDPRQGIAPGTRWEDVPEDWGCPKCGSVKAMFTLMKS; via the coding sequence ATGGCAGAATACAGAAAGTATAAGTGCAAAACATGTGGTCATATTTATGATGAAGCGGTCGGTGATCCGAGACAGGGTATTGCGCCAGGTACTCGGTGGGAAGATGTGCCGGAAGATTGGGGTTGCCCTAAATGCGGCTCGGTCAAAGCAATGTTCACACTGATGAAGTCTTGA
- a CDS encoding proline--tRNA ligase: MRTSQFPLSTVKETPADAEIASHKLMIRAGLIRKLAAGIYTWLPLGLRVLRKVEQITREEMNKAGALEVLMPALQPAELWQETGRWEKYGPELARMKDRHDRDFCLGPTHEEIITDLARNELKSYKQLPITYYQIQTKFRDEIRPRFGVMRSREFVMKDAYSFHLDQASLQQTYDVMYQTYTNIFNRFGLKFRAVIADSGAIGGAVSHEFHVLADSGEDAIAFSDSSDYAANVEKAEALAPGGERPSPAQTMTLVDTPNQHSIEEVSQFFQVDATRCLKTLIVRGENAPLIALLLRGDHELNPIKAEKIPGVLSPLQFASDEEIVAACGCKPGSLGPIGLAMPIIADRSAAIMSDFICGANQEGKHYSGVNWERDLPLPEINDLRMVVEGDLSPDGKGQLTIARGIEVGHIFQLGNKYSEAMNASIVNEAGKNQIMIMGCYGIGISRVVAAAIEQGHDERGIIWPNELAPFQVAICPMNMYKSDRLIDTVEKIYTDLLDAGIEVLLDDRKVRAGFMFSDMELIGIPHRIVIGDRGLDSGTVEYQGRTDKESQEVPFAELVDFIKAKLA; this comes from the coding sequence ATGCGCACATCACAATTTCCTCTGAGCACCGTAAAAGAAACACCTGCCGATGCCGAAATCGCCAGCCATAAACTCATGATACGCGCCGGCCTGATCCGCAAACTGGCCGCCGGTATTTATACCTGGCTACCGCTGGGTTTGCGTGTGCTTCGCAAGGTCGAACAAATCACTCGTGAAGAAATGAACAAGGCCGGCGCCCTGGAAGTACTGATGCCAGCCCTGCAACCCGCCGAATTGTGGCAGGAAACCGGTCGCTGGGAAAAATACGGCCCGGAACTGGCACGCATGAAGGATCGTCACGACCGCGACTTTTGCCTGGGGCCGACGCACGAGGAAATCATCACCGACCTGGCGCGCAACGAGTTGAAAAGCTACAAACAGCTGCCCATCACCTACTACCAGATCCAAACCAAATTCCGTGACGAAATCCGCCCACGCTTCGGCGTGATGCGCTCGCGCGAGTTCGTCATGAAAGACGCCTATTCCTTTCACCTGGATCAGGCTTCGCTGCAACAAACCTATGACGTGATGTATCAAACCTACACCAACATCTTCAACCGCTTCGGCTTGAAGTTCCGCGCGGTGATCGCCGATTCCGGCGCGATCGGCGGTGCGGTCTCGCATGAATTTCACGTGCTGGCCGATTCCGGCGAAGATGCCATTGCCTTCTCGGACAGCAGCGATTATGCCGCCAACGTCGAAAAAGCCGAAGCACTTGCGCCCGGCGGCGAACGCCCTTCGCCCGCACAAACCATGACGCTGGTGGACACTCCAAACCAACATAGCATCGAGGAAGTCAGCCAGTTTTTCCAAGTCGACGCGACAAGATGCCTGAAAACCCTGATCGTCAGAGGCGAGAATGCCCCCCTGATTGCCTTGTTACTTCGCGGCGACCATGAACTGAACCCCATCAAAGCCGAAAAGATTCCTGGCGTATTGTCCCCGCTGCAATTCGCCAGCGACGAGGAAATCGTCGCCGCCTGCGGCTGCAAACCGGGCTCGCTGGGCCCGATCGGCCTGGCCATGCCCATCATCGCCGATCGCAGCGCTGCCATCATGTCCGACTTCATCTGCGGCGCCAATCAAGAAGGCAAACATTACAGCGGCGTGAACTGGGAACGCGACCTGCCGCTGCCAGAAATCAACGACCTACGCATGGTCGTCGAGGGTGATCTCAGCCCAGACGGCAAAGGCCAGCTCACGATCGCCCGCGGCATCGAAGTCGGCCATATCTTCCAGTTGGGCAACAAATACAGCGAAGCGATGAACGCCAGTATCGTCAACGAGGCCGGCAAGAACCAGATCATGATCATGGGCTGCTATGGCATCGGCATATCCCGCGTGGTGGCAGCCGCCATCGAACAAGGTCACGACGAACGCGGCATCATCTGGCCGAACGAACTGGCACCGTTTCAAGTGGCGATTTGCCCGATGAACATGTACAAATCCGATCGTTTGATCGATACGGTAGAAAAAATCTACACGGATTTGTTGGATGCCGGCATCGAAGTGCTTTTGGACGACAGAAAAGTCCGCGCTGGCTTCATGTTCTCCGACATGGAGCTAATTGGCATTCCGCACCGCATCGTCATCGGCGATCGAGGCCTGGACAGCGGCACCGTCGAATATCAAGGTCGTACCGATAAGGAAAGCCAGGAAGTTCCGTTCGCGGAGCTCGTCGATTTCATCAAGGCGAAATTGGCTTGA
- a CDS encoding response regulator, producing MIKVLLVDDHELVRSGIEALLNTVDGIHVVGVCECGEKALQLITHDPPDVVLMDVNMPGMGGFEACRRILQNFPNVKIIGLSVHNGGPIPQQLLKLGVEGFVSKASPVSEMVSAIRSVMAGKRYLCQDVASNLVFESIESEDASPFFQLSQREAEVAQMILRGKGIQEIAEALELSDKTVNTYRYRLYAKLKIKNDVELTRLAVKHNYFETF from the coding sequence ATGATTAAAGTTTTATTGGTTGATGATCATGAGTTGGTGAGAAGCGGGATAGAAGCGTTGTTGAATACGGTCGATGGTATTCATGTGGTGGGTGTGTGTGAGTGCGGTGAAAAAGCCTTGCAATTGATTACGCACGATCCGCCGGATGTGGTGTTGATGGATGTGAACATGCCGGGGATGGGGGGATTCGAAGCATGCCGGCGGATTTTGCAGAATTTTCCTAATGTCAAAATCATTGGTTTGTCGGTGCATAACGGCGGTCCGATTCCGCAGCAATTATTGAAATTGGGTGTGGAAGGTTTTGTGTCCAAGGCTTCGCCAGTCAGCGAAATGGTAAGCGCGATCAGGAGCGTGATGGCTGGTAAGCGCTATTTATGCCAGGACGTGGCCAGTAATCTGGTCTTTGAGTCGATCGAGAGCGAAGACGCATCGCCGTTTTTTCAGCTTTCTCAGCGGGAAGCCGAGGTGGCGCAAATGATTTTAAGGGGCAAGGGGATTCAGGAAATTGCCGAAGCCTTGGAGTTAAGCGATAAAACCGTCAACACCTATCGCTATCGGTTGTACGCCAAGCTGAAAATCAAAAATGACGTCGAATTGACCCGGTTGGCGGTCAAACACAATTATTTCGAAACGTTTTAA
- a CDS encoding NAD(P)-dependent methylenetetrahydromethanopterin dehydrogenase, with protein MPKRSILHMFDPMPNNSPFDINMALDAGFEVLMPYSNVKLENIRNLTQDAIFSRSPSGIKKTALFIGGRDIGLAIDMLEATQPAMVPPFEVSVFADPSGAFTTAAALVACVEKALQQSHGKVLKDCKALVFGGTGPVGIATGVIASLQGSDTTLVDHLSIDTANDAAKQYNRRFNAQLSGAAARNDEEKIALLAEADIVFCTAKAGVRVLNAAVLAQTKNLKVAGDVNAVPPAGIEGVTANDMATPLVHATQSPNAVGVGALAVGNVKYQLQHELLKSMLEAEKPVFIDFREAFNKARTLV; from the coding sequence ATGCCGAAACGCAGCATACTCCATATGTTCGATCCGATGCCAAACAACAGCCCGTTTGACATCAACATGGCATTGGATGCCGGTTTTGAGGTGCTGATGCCTTATTCCAACGTCAAGCTGGAAAACATCCGGAATCTGACCCAGGATGCGATTTTCTCGCGCAGCCCGTCCGGCATCAAAAAAACCGCCCTCTTCATCGGTGGCCGCGACATCGGCTTGGCGATAGACATGCTGGAAGCGACTCAACCGGCCATGGTGCCGCCGTTCGAAGTATCGGTATTTGCCGATCCGAGCGGCGCCTTCACCACGGCGGCGGCCTTGGTGGCCTGTGTGGAAAAAGCCTTGCAGCAAAGCCACGGCAAGGTATTGAAAGATTGCAAGGCTTTGGTTTTTGGCGGCACGGGTCCGGTCGGCATCGCCACCGGCGTGATCGCCTCGCTGCAGGGCTCCGATACTACCTTGGTAGACCATTTATCGATAGACACCGCCAACGACGCCGCCAAACAATATAACCGCCGCTTCAATGCCCAATTGTCTGGCGCGGCCGCCCGAAACGATGAGGAAAAAATCGCTTTGTTGGCAGAGGCGGACATCGTCTTCTGTACGGCCAAAGCCGGCGTTCGCGTCCTGAATGCCGCTGTCTTGGCGCAGACCAAAAACCTGAAGGTTGCGGGTGACGTCAACGCGGTGCCGCCTGCGGGTATCGAAGGCGTGACAGCCAACGACATGGCGACTCCGTTGGTACATGCCACTCAATCCCCCAATGCCGTTGGTGTCGGCGCACTGGCCGTGGGGAATGTCAAATATCAGCTACAGCATGAGTTATTGAAATCCATGCTGGAAGCCGAAAAACCGGTATTCATTGATTTCAGGGAAGCCTTCAACAAAGCTCGCACCTTAGTCTGA